From a single Populus nigra chromosome 18, ddPopNigr1.1, whole genome shotgun sequence genomic region:
- the LOC133677839 gene encoding kiwellin-like, whose product MRKSLLFYLSLLSSIFYFTFPSNAISSCNGPCQTSDDCDGQLICINGKCNDDPNVGTNICSGGSSPSPPEGNCQPSGNLTCGDNSYPTYTCSPPESSSTDAQLTLNDFSEGGDGGAPSECDESYHAKSELVVALSTGWFAGRSKCGSMIRISGNGRSVTTKVVDECDSMHGCDSEHANQPPCKNNIVDGSDAVWEALGLDKEEGVVPVTWSMA is encoded by the coding sequence atgagaaaatcacttcttttttatctttcccTCCTCTCCAGTATTTTCTATTTCACATTCCCTTCAAATGCCATCTCCTCCTGCAATGGCCCATGTCAAACATCCGATGACTGTGATGGCCAGCTAATTTGCATCAATGGAAAGTGCAATGATGATCCCAATGTTGGCACTAACATATGCAGTGGAGGCAGTAGTCCATCACCTCCAGAGGGCAACTGCCAACCCTCTGGCAACCTGACATGTGGAGACAATTCCTACCCTACATACACTTGCTCACCTCCAGAGTCATCCTCAACAGATGCACAGTTAACTTTAAATGATTTCAGTGAAGGAGGCGATGGAGGAGCCCCATCAGAGTGTGATGAGAGTTACCATGCTAAATCGGAGCTTGTGGTGGCACTTTCGACAGGATGGTTCGCTGGGCGCTCAAAGTGTGGGAGTATGATCAGAATTTCTGGTAATGGAAGGAGTGTGACCACCAAGGTCGTAGATGAGTGTGATTCCATGCATGGATGTGATAGCGAGCATGCGAATCAGCCACCATGTAAGAATAATATAGTTGATGGTTCTGATGCTGTGTGGGAAGCTTTGGGTCTGGATAAAGAAGAAGGAGTTGTGCCGGTTACATGGTCTATGGCCTAG
- the LOC133677886 gene encoding mitochondrial phosphate carrier protein 3, mitochondrial-like, with product MAKNNNSCQSLIPSFLYSSSVGSSYNGGVPQLLQQSKLSRSSNSGDHGVLSKNFVIPAPSEKIEMFSPAYYLACTAGGIFSCGLTHMTVTPLDLVKCNMQIDPSKYKSITSGFGVLLKEQGVRGFFRGWVPTLLGYSAQGACKFGFYEFFKKYYSDMAGPEYAAKYKTLIYLAGSASAEVIADVALCPMEAVKVRVQTQPGFARGLADGMPKFLRSEGYSGLYKGLVPLWGRQIPYTMMKFASFETIVEQLYKNVIPTPKDQCSKNLQLGVSFAGGYLAGILCAIVSHPADNLVSFLNSARGATAGDAVRQLGLWGLFTRGLPLRIVMIGTLTGAQWGIYDAFKVFVGLPTTGGAAPAPAVAKP from the exons ATGGCCAAGAACAACAATTCTTGTCAATCTTTGATCCCAAGCTTTCTTTACTCTTCTTCCGTTGGCTCCAGTTATAATGGAGGAGTGCCGCAGCTCCTGCAACAGTCTAAGCTTTCACGATCATCCAACAGTGGTGATCATGGAGTGCTGTCAAAGAACTTTGTTATACCAGCACCTTCGGAGAAGATAGAGATGTTCTCACCAGCTTATTATTTGGCTTGTACTGCTGGTGGGATTTTTAGCTGTGGACTCACTCACATGACTGTCACTCCTCTTGATCTTGTCAAGTGCAATATGCAG ATTGACCCATCAAAGTACAAGAGCATTACTTCAGGATTTGGAGTATTGCTCAAGGAGCAGGGAGTTAGAGGTTTCTTTAGAGGATGGGTTCCTACCTTGCTTGGTTATAGTGCGCAGGGTGCTTGCAAATTTGGATTCTATGAGTTCTTTAAGAAGTACTACTCAGATATGGCTGGCCCTGAATATGCAGCCAAGTACAAGACCTTGATTTATCTTGCTGGTTCAGCATCTGCTGAAGTAATTGCTGATGTTGCTCTCTGCCCTATGGAGGCAGTGAAAGTTCGTGTCCAAACTCAGCCTGGTTTTGCTAGGGGCTTGGCAGATGGCATGCCAAAGTTTCTCAGATCTGAAGGTTATTCTGG GTTATACAAAGGGCTTGTTCCTCTTTGGGGACGTCAGATTCCAT ATACAATGATGAAATTTGCGTCCTTTGAGACTATTGTGGAGCAACTATACAAGAATGTCATCCCAACACCAAAAGACCAGTGCAGCAAAAATTTGCAGCTTGGAGTCAGCTTTGCTGGTGGATACCTTGCTGGTATACTCTGTGCTATTGTCTCACACCCTGCTGACAACCTGGTGTCTTTCCTCAACAGTGCCAGGGGGGCGACTGCTGGTGAT GCTGTCAGGCAGCTAGGTTTATGGGGTCTCTTTACCCGCGGCCTTCCTCTCCGAATTGTCATGATAGGAACACTTACAGGAGCGCAATGGGGTATCTATGATGCATTTAAAGTGTTTGTTGGcct ACCAACTACTGGGGGTGCTGCTCCTGCTCCAGCTGTTGCAAAGCCTTAA
- the LOC133678154 gene encoding uncharacterized protein LOC133678154, which translates to MAISSLSFACRPGFPLRPSLIHRIQKVRFSSVAAIETLDVQENVIKGNSRNLGDCKAPEWKKLSSKELGLSNSLISMPTKKVLNGLKKNGYEVYLVGGCVRDLILKRIPKDFDIITSAELKEVVRAFSRCEIVGKWFPICHVHVGDTIVEVSSFSTTGRKFKVDLRNDIICPIDCDEKDYVRWKNCLQRDFTINGLMFDPYKRIVYDYMGGLEDIKKAKVRTVIPAGISFQEDCARILRAVRIAARLGFRFTRETAHFVKNLSHSLLRLDKPRIMMEMNYMLAYGSAEASLRILWKFGLLELLLPIQAAYFVRDGFKRRDKRSNMLLCLFSNLDKLLAPDRPCHSSLWVGILAFHKALADQPRDPMVVAAFCLAVHNGGDILGGVNMARKITKPHDISFHELTKPQDLDSEMLIDEVVDFAASVKQVLNWMTDEYYVSLAMAEYPQAPYSDLVFFPLAVYLRVCRIFECSRDGPEKGFLPKQGRKIDYEMLGLGGLQEVRHTFARVVFDTVYPVN; encoded by the exons ATGGCAATTTCAAGCTTAAGCTTTGCTTGTAGACCCGGTTTTCCTCTTAGGCCATCTCTTATTCACCGCATTCAAAAA GTTCGGTTCAGCTCAGTTGCAGCAATTGAAACCCTTGATGTTCAAGAGAATGTTATCAAAGGCAACAGTCGAAACTTGG gggaCTGTAAGGCGCCGGAGTGGAAGAAATTGAGTTCCAAGGAACTTGGACTCAGTAATTCATTGATTTCAATGCCTACAAAGAAGGTCCTTAATGGGCTTAAGAAAAATG gaTATGAGGTTTATCTCGTGGGAGGTTGTGTCCGGGATCTTATTTTAAAGAGAATACCAAAGGATTTTGATATAATCACATCAGCTGAGCTTAAAGAG GTAGTAAGGGCATTTTCACGGTGTGAAATAGTTGGCAAATGGTTTCCCATATGTCACGTGCATGTTGGGGATACTATTGTGGAG GTTTCGAGTTTTAGCACCACAGGACGGAAGTTCAAGGTGGATTTGAGAAATGACATCATTTGTCCCATTGATTGTGATGAGAAGGATTATGTTCGTTGGAAGAATTGTTTGCAGAGGGACTTCACTATAAATGG GTTGATGTTTGATCCATATAAAAGAATAGTGTACGATTATATGGGAGGTCTGGAAGATATTAAAAAGGCTAAA GTGCGAACAGTGATCCCAGCTGGTATTTCTTTTCAAGAGGACTGTG CTCGCATTCTGCGTGCAGTAAGAATTGCTGCTCGATTAGGATTCCGTTTTACAAGGGAAACAGCTCACTTTGTCAAAAATCTTTCTCACTCGTTATTAAGACTTGACAAG CCAAGAATCATGATGGAGATGAACTATATGCTAGCATATGGTTCTGCTGAAGCTTCTTTGAGGATATTATGGAAATTTGGACTTCTTGAACTACTTCTGCCCATCCAG GCAGCATATTTTGTTCGTGATGGTTTTAAGAGACGGGATAAGAGATCTAACATGCTTCTG TGTCTGTTTTCTAACTTGGATAAACTCCTTGCACCTGATAGGCCATGCCACAGCAGCCTAtg ggttGGAATCTTAGCATTCCATAAAGCATTAGCTGACCAACCAAGGGATCCTATGGTAGTGGCAGCATTTTGTCTAGCTGTTCACAATGGTGGGGATATTTTAGGAGGAGTAAACATGGCAAGGAAGATCACCAAGCCACATGACATCAGCTTTCATGAGTTAACTAAACCTCAGGATCTGGACTCTGAGATGCTGATTGATGAGGTTGTGGATTTCGCTGCATCTGttaaacaagttttaaattGGATGACCGATGAGTATTATGTTTCACTGGCAATGGCAGAGTACCCTCAAGCACCGTATTCAGATTTG GTATTCTTTCCGTTGGCAGTGTATTTAAGAGTGTGCCGGATTTTTGAGTGCTCAAGAGATGGCCCGGAAAAAGGTTTTCTGCCAAAGCAAGGTAGAAAGATCGATTACGAGATGTTGGGTTTGGGAGGCCTGCAGGAAGTTCGGCATACTTTTGCGAGGGTTGTTTTTGATACTGTGTACCCGGTTAATTAA